From a region of the Roseivirga sp. 4D4 genome:
- a CDS encoding ribose-phosphate pyrophosphokinase, producing MNKLFAGNGSFDLGKKIGEFYGQGLGAIELQKFSDGEMAPYFNESVRGANVFLIQSTMAPSDNLIELCLMIDAAKRASAYKAIAVIPYFGYARQDRKDKPRIAIGAKMVANILTAAGADRIMTLDLHAGQIQGFFDIPVDHLNGSAIFVPYLRSLNLDNLLFASPDVGGVKRTRSFAQHFNAEMVVIDKHRKKANEVAEMRIIGSVEGKNVVLVDDLVDTGGTLCKAAKIIMEQGAKSVRAVCTHPVLSGKAYENINNSVLDELVVSDSIPLQGKSDKIRVLTVGELFAKAIENVTSDGSISQLFI from the coding sequence GTGAACAAATTATTTGCTGGAAACGGATCTTTCGATCTCGGTAAGAAAATAGGTGAATTCTATGGTCAAGGTCTGGGTGCCATTGAGTTACAAAAATTCAGTGATGGCGAAATGGCTCCGTATTTTAACGAGTCTGTGAGAGGGGCAAATGTTTTTTTGATTCAATCTACAATGGCACCAAGCGACAATTTGATCGAGCTATGCCTAATGATTGATGCTGCCAAACGTGCAAGCGCCTACAAAGCGATCGCAGTAATCCCTTACTTCGGTTATGCACGTCAGGATAGAAAAGACAAACCACGGATAGCCATTGGTGCTAAAATGGTTGCCAATATCTTAACTGCTGCCGGTGCCGATAGAATCATGACATTAGACCTGCACGCAGGTCAAATTCAAGGCTTTTTTGATATCCCAGTGGATCACTTAAATGGTTCTGCCATTTTCGTTCCTTATTTGAGAAGTCTTAACCTTGATAATTTACTCTTTGCCTCTCCTGATGTTGGAGGTGTAAAGAGAACAAGGTCATTTGCACAGCACTTTAATGCTGAGATGGTTGTTATCGACAAGCACAGAAAAAAGGCAAATGAAGTTGCTGAAATGCGAATCATTGGTAGTGTAGAAGGCAAAAACGTTGTGCTTGTTGACGATTTGGTCGACACGGGCGGAACACTTTGCAAAGCTGCTAAAATCATTATGGAACAAGGCGCCAAATCTGTCAGAGCGGTATGTACGCATCCGGTACTTTCAGGAAAAGCCTATGAAAATATTAACAACTCCGTTCTAGACGAATTGGTAGTGAGTGACTCTATTCCGTTGCAGGGCAAATCGGATAAAATTAGGGTCCTTACTGTGGGTGAACTTTTTGCAAAGGCCATCGAAAACGTAACGTCAGACGGTTCAATCAGTCAATTATTTATTTAA